In a genomic window of Apium graveolens cultivar Ventura unplaced genomic scaffold, ASM990537v1 ctg6229, whole genome shotgun sequence:
- the LOC141703107 gene encoding uncharacterized protein LOC141703107, whose protein sequence is MDSWFWKWEKLGHYSVKSAYAAIQETKQNSCWNDNFPWKRVWNLKVPLKCWCLLGISPVEDDQSSFSNWLSVVIQKCTNRKLQEVVMVCWSMWHNRNEIVWNQRGGEGSEVCRSAKALLNQWQNAQDKSFDNFLGFMNQEDGKERWEQPHEGTVKINVDAAIFENFNTYCWSMAARNHKGELVSANTKCRVGRIAPEIAEALGIKEALSWIKNHSMLPAIVETYCLSVLQAIRCSSVQLSYLGRVIDECKVLVSELKNRLVTLNFVKRSANKVAHFLARHNSSVADRIWSGECVYPELQTVLNNDLSF, encoded by the exons CAAGAGACCAAACAAAACAGTTGTTGGAACGATAATTTTCCCTGGAAGCGAGTTTGGAATCTGAAAGTTCCGTTGAAG TGTTGGTGTCTGTTGGGGATCAGTCCAGTGGAGGATGATCAGTCAAGCTTCAGCAATTGGTTGTCTGTAGTGATTCAAAAATGCACTAACAGGAAGCTGCAGGAAGTGGTCATGGTTTGTTGGTCGATGTGGCATAACAGAAACGAGATAGTATGGAATCAGCGTGGGGGAGAAGGCTCAGAGGTTTGCAGGTCAGCGAAGGCTCTTCTTAACCAATGGCAGAATGCTCAAGATAAGTCGTTTGATAATTTTCTTGGTTTCATGAATCAAGAAGACGGCAAAGAGCGTTGGGAACAACCACATGAAGGTACGGTTAAGATCAATGTTGATGCAGcaatttttgagaattttaatACATATTGTTGGTCCATGGCAGCTCGAAATCATAAGGGAGAGTTGGTATCAGCTAATACGAAATGTAGAGTAGGCCGTATAGCCCCAGAGATAGCGGAAGCTTTAGGAATTAAGGAGGCATTAAGCTGGATTAAAAATCATAGCATGCTACCAGCCATAGTCGAGACATATTGCCTATCGGTGCTTCAAGCGATCCGTTGTTCATCTGTCCAGCTATCTTATCTTGGGAGGGTGATAGATGAGTGTAAGGTGTTGGTTAGTGAGCTTAAAAATCGTCTTGTGACGTTGAATTTTGTTAAACGATCTGCGAACAAAGTGGCTCACTTCTTAGCGAGACATAATAGTTCTGTGGCTGATCGTATATGGAGTGGGGAATGTGTTTACCCGGAACTCCAGACTGTACTGAATAATGATTTATCGTTTTAA